GATCGCCGTCAGCACCCCGAGCCCGCCCACCAGCCCGAACAGGAACGGCCCGCGCGCCAGCGGCTTGCCCGGCAGCCCGTACGGCTGCGCCTCGTCCGCGCCCCGCCCGTTCTTCGCGGGCGGTGTCCCGGTGTCGCGCTCCTCGGCCGAGGCGCCACCCGGATCATCCTGGGCGGCGCCGTCATGGGCCGCGTCGTCCTGGGCGGGGGACGTGACGTCTGCGGACACGAGTGCTCCTGGAAGCTCGGGGGGCCGGCCGGGCCGGGACCGTGAGGGCCCGGCAACAGAAAGAGAGCCTAGCGACCATGAAGTCGCCAGGCTCTCCTCAGCCGTCACGCAGCCCCCGTGTAGTGGGCTACTCCTGCCACCACTCCGCGTCGTCGTCCGACTTGGCCTCCTGCTTGGCCGGAGCGGGCGCGGACACGGCCGGCTTCTCGCTGGCCGGCGCGGCGAGCGCCGGCTTCGGCGGAGCAGCGGTCACTGCGGGCTCGGGCTCCATGCCCGGCAGGGCGGCGCCACCGAGCAACTGGCGCAGCTGCGCCAGGTGGCTGGTGATGCTGTCGCGCTGGCGGGTGAGCTCGTCGACCTGACGCTGCATCGCCGTACGGGTGCGCTCGGCCTCGTTCTTCGCCTCGGTGACGATCGTCTCGGCGCTGGACTTGGCCTCGGAGACGATCGTCTCCGAGTTCTTGCGGGCGTTGGCGACCAGCTGCTTGGCGTGCAGGTCGGCCTCGCGGCGCGTCTGCTCGGCCTGCTGGGTGGCCTTCGTGGCCCGCGACTCGGCCGTGGCGGCGCGCTGCTCGGCCTCGGCGACCAGCTTCTGGGTGGCCGCCTGCGCGGTGGCGTGGCGCTCTGCCTCCTGGCGCTCCGCCTCCTCACGCCGCGACGCGAGCTGGATCTCGAACTCCGCCTCGTCCTGCGCCCGCTTCGCCTCGGACTCCTCCAGGACCCGCTGCGCCTGCGCCCGCATCTCGTCGGCCTGGCGCTTGGCGGTGGTCAGCACCTCGTCGCGCTCGCGCTTGGTCGAGGCCCGCAGCTGGGCCACCTCGCGCTCGGTGGTCGTGCGCAGCTTGGCGATCTCGCGCTCGGCGTCGGCCCGCTTCTCGGCCACCTCGTGGTCGGCGGTGGCCCGCAGCTTGGCGACCTCGCGCTCGGTGGTGCTGGTCAGCTCGTCGGCCTCGCGACGGGCGGTCGACCGGATCTCCTCGGCCTCCCGCTCGGCGGTGGTCCGCATCTCGTCGCTCTCGCGGGTGGCCTGCGCCCGCTTCTCGGCCGCCTCGGCCTCCGCGGCGGCACGCAGGTCGGCGGCCTCCACCTTGGCCGCCGCCTTGATCTCGTTGGCCTCGGACCGGGCGGCCTGGACGAGCTCCGTGGCTTGCTCCTCGGCCAGCCGCAACAACTGCTCGATGCGGGCGCCGAGACCGGAATAGGTCGGGCGCTCCTGCTCCTGGAGCTGGCGCTGGGAGTCGGACAGGTCGCGCTGCAGTGAGGTGACCTGTTCGCGGGCCTGGCGCAAATCGCCGTCGAGCTGCTTCAGGTGGTCGTGGACCTGATGACGGTCATAGCCACGAAGCACCACGTCGA
The Nonomuraea muscovyensis genome window above contains:
- a CDS encoding DivIVA domain-containing protein, translating into MQSDIDAQLNNFFEDAPAREFDVVLRGYDRHQVHDHLKQLDGDLRQAREQVTSLQRDLSDSQRQLQEQERPTYSGLGARIEQLLRLAEEQATELVQAARSEANEIKAAAKVEAADLRAAAEAEAAEKRAQATRESDEMRTTAEREAEEIRSTARREADELTSTTEREVAKLRATADHEVAEKRADAEREIAKLRTTTEREVAQLRASTKRERDEVLTTAKRQADEMRAQAQRVLEESEAKRAQDEAEFEIQLASRREEAERQEAERHATAQAATQKLVAEAEQRAATAESRATKATQQAEQTRREADLHAKQLVANARKNSETIVSEAKSSAETIVTEAKNEAERTRTAMQRQVDELTRQRDSITSHLAQLRQLLGGAALPGMEPEPAVTAAPPKPALAAPASEKPAVSAPAPAKQEAKSDDDAEWWQE